In Plasmodium vivax chromosome 14, whole genome shotgun sequence, the genomic window ACGGATGTGCGGCAAAGGAATGTTCGCATATGTTAACACATCTCTATTGTGCGTGCGAATACGCGGAGCGAATATAggggcacacaaaaatgatcaCTCAGCGTAATTTAATACGAAATGAGCGGAGATGCTCCCAAGCGGGTACTTCCACTTCTACATCCACGTAGATATGCAAAGGTCCGTTGGGTAATAGTGATAAAACAGATGGAGCCCCTCCCCTCACAACTTCTCAACCTCCAAGAATTTCTTTATCTCCTCCATTTCGACGTGGTCCCTACTTGGATCTTCTTCATTCCCATCATCGACGCtgattcccctttttataaaatcgataacttcgtcttcctcatcGGAAGTGTAACTTTGCTGGTTTGGCTCGCTTACACAATTTTTGCTCTGCTGCGTGGAATCATCAATTGGGGCATCCATGGGGCCATGACATGGGTCCAACTGTTCCCCCTCCATTGCGCTTTCTCCGCCGCTTTGGCAGCTTCTGTCCAACTGCGCTTTGTCTGCCGCCTCCCTTTTGGAGCTAGCGAGCAAATAGTTTGCCGCGCCCCTCCCGAAGGCGTAGAGGAAGCGAATCTTTTCCTCGTAGTCATTCAGCTTGTTCCATTCGTGATAACTCAGCGGGATgactttgtattttttcttctctagAATGGATCTTTTCAAATCGGAAGTAGACGTGGTCACCAACGAATTTACGTAATAGCTATATGGCCCTAAACACATAATGACAATCTGCGAATCGGGCAGCATTATATCTGCACATATGTGATTGATGTAGACGCTTTTTAAATGACTTACATTTATTCTTGCTAGAATTTTGGATAGCTCATTAATCCACCTTGCTCCatatttcactttttttttttttttaatttcatacGTATCAATGTAGTGAtagaacatttttatttctttggGGAATTTTGCAAAGGTCTCTGGGTAGCTATACTGTATGTACTCACTTACATATTTCAGTTTTTCCACTTTGTGACTGCCCAAGTGGTCCTTTAGAGGTAGGACCAGGTAGGTCAGCTTCAAGATCATTTTTTCCGTGCAGGTGATTAGGCATGTGCAGGAGAAGAGTAAAAGAACGAGGGACTGCAGGTCGAAGTGGCCCTTTTGATGGTTCCCCATAAGCGGCGTGTCGCACGAACTGTCGCCTCCCCCGCTGCTACTCCTGCTGCCTTTGTGGTAAGCGTCTTCTTCATGCCCTCCCCTTGAGGGAAGAGAACCAGGGGgcccttcctccccctcctgcgcgTTCCACGTAGTAGCCACGGCGTCACAGTTTGGTGCAGCCTGCACATGGGGGTGCTCCCCAACAGGGGATTCACCAAACTGGcttatttcttcttcgtgtGAATTTGCACTTTCAGTCGAATTTGCTCTTACAGTAGAATTTCCACTTACAGTAGAATTCCCAATTGCAACATTTTGCTCACTCTCCGAGgggctccccctttttcccgtTTCACTGCGTTGGttgccccccatttgggatgCATCATTTAGGGGGCCACTCCTGTGAGACCTCCCCAGGAAAAACTGCCTATCTAAATACGCATGAACAAACTGATAGaggtaattataaaatttgggGTGACAAAACTTCAACTTGGCGAAGGAATGAATAACCAGAGCTAAATTATTTGGGCTCAACTGttttgcgtattttttgGCCCCTTTACTTAGGGAAAGTAAAACGTTCCCCTCTCTGATGTCCAGCCTGGCCAACGCAGATATGATGAGGCATAAATGTAACGGGTGGGAAAAGTAATAcccattttgcagttttaaaatgcattttctccaaaatattttatgatatatgtaaaaaaaggccaaCGAATTAGCAACCAGAGCTATGTCTTGGGAGGTCCACCTTTGGATCTGCAGACAAAACTGATTGGTTAATAATTCCATCgtgtcatattttttcatttctagttttttaaaactgtTTAGTAATAACGCTAAAGCGCAGGGGGTCAACTCGCCTATCTTCTTCAGTAGTATAGAGCACAGCAAATTTATTAGCCTGTTATCTCTGTAGCCGATTTTCCCAAAGCACCAAAACAGGATGACTATATCGCTTGCGTCTAAGTACCCCGATATGATGAACGTATTTTGGACGTATTTCTTCCACAGGTTTTCATCCCGCACGTGGTTTATGGACGCCTTGTAGATCTTTCTCATAactttttgcttattttgtTGGTTTTGACTAGACATCTGTGAGTTATGCGCGTTGGTCGTTCCCTCTGTTTGGCCGTTTGCACTGGCGTGGGAAAGCGCACCCGGGGTGGCCACGTCTGGCGCATCCCTCTTACCGTGGCCCATTTCCAGCTCATCAAACAGCCCAATCGATTTCAGTTCTGATATGCTAAATCGATTCTCAGAGGGGTCGTTTTTCACCTCTATGTGATACTTCTTACTTACGTAACTGTTTGTGACGGAAAAATTCATCAggtggatttttttcttgagcgtcgtttttctctccaaaaAGATGTCGCTAATGCTGTCTGGGAGATGTGATTGTGTTAGACTACCACTACGTTGGTTGTCTTCATAATCGGTTTTACTTCCGTTGGTGAGATCACTCTTTCTTTCCTGAGAGGAGTCCTCCGTTTGGTCTTCCTTCAGCTTGCCTTCTTTTCCCAACACTCTCCTTTgaagtgccttttttttaagcctGTTTGTGAAGGTATCGCGGTGGTATGCACTCGGTTCGGTGTCACTTCGCCCCCCACCTGTGCCTCCACTTGTACCTCCACCCGTGGGGGCCTTCCCACTGACGTaatccccattttgtaccCTCCTTTTCGACCACTTCTTCGGTTGCGGCGTTTTTAGATTACCCAAATGGAGAAGCTCTAAGAACTTTATTTGGTTCTCCCTGATGTTctccacttcttttttccgatcctcctttttttcactcaCCACCTGTTTGTAACTTATTGGGTCTTTAAATTTCCCCGTCCTTATGTACCTCGCCCCGCTTGCAATTAATCCGCCTTTCCGCAGCAGGCTCATGTTGGCAGCATGGTGCGGTCgttaaaatgggggaaggGAAGTACACACAGGAGGTAACACAGCAGATCACACAGAAGAGGTTGTTCCTCCCCTTTAATGGTAACCTTTTCACCCTTAGGAATCGCTAGCCAAATGGTCTCCTCCCATCTGTTTGCGCCTGCACAAGGGAAAGGTGAGCGGCGGGGCCAGACACAACTCACGTGGGCGCAGATACGCCTCTCCACTTCCTCTTAAGTCTTCAcagaagaggcaaaaaaggagaaataaagaggggaaaaatgccaGCTGCGGAGGCGGGAATGCCTGCACGAATGGGACCCAACTGAGGTGTAAAACGTTAGCACCCCTTCAGATGAGGTACACGTGATGAAGTTCCTCCACCCTTTTTGCAACTTCCGCATGTTCTGCGGGTAAATTTTTTGAGCCACTTTTGTAGCCACTTCTGAGGGGAAGTGCCAAAATGAATTCCTACACAAGCGGCTACACGCATCCGTTCATCCCAATATGTCGCGCACCGCAGCTCCAGCTTCTAGCACAGGGCGTGCCTTCAAAAAGAGGGGAGATGCACCACAAGCCCGCGTGGCGAATACTGCACCTCGTTTAGGTGTGGCCCCTCGGCGGGTGGCGGTTCGGCTAAACTCA contains:
- a CDS encoding hypothetical protein, conserved (encoded by transcript PVX_123020A); this encodes MSLLRKGGLIASGARYIRTGKFKDPISYKQVVSEKKEDRKKEVENIRENQIKFLELLHLGNLKTPQPKKWSKRRVQNGDYVSGKAPTGGGTSGGTGGGRSDTEPSAYHRDTFTNRLKKKALQRRVLGKEGKLKEDQTEDSSQERKSDLTNGSKTDYEDNQRSGSLTQSHLPDSISDIFLERKTTLKKKIHLMNFSVTNSYVSKKYHIEVKNDPSENRFSISELKSIGLFDELEMGHGKRDAPDVATPGALSHASANGQTEGTTNAHNSQMSSQNQQNKQKVMRKIYKASINHVRDENLWKKYVQNTFIISGYLDASDIVILFWCFGKIGYRDNRLINLLCSILLKKIGELTPCALALLLNSFKKLEMKKYDTMELLTNQFCLQIQRWTSQDIALVANSLAFFYIYHKIFWRKCILKLQNGYYFSHPLHLCLIISALARLDIREGNVLLSLSKGAKKYAKQLSPNNLALVIHSFAKLKFCHPKFYNYLYQFVHAYLDRQFFLGRSHRSGPLNDASQMGGNQRSETGKRGSPSESEQNVAIGNSTVSGNSTVRANSTESANSHEEEISQFGESPVGEHPHVQAAPNCDAVATTWNAQEGEEGPPGSLPSRGGHEEDAYHKGSRSSSGGGDSSCDTPLMGNHQKGHFDLQSLVLLLFSCTCLITCTEKMILKLTYLVLPLKDHLGSHKVEKLKYVSEYIQYSYPETFAKFPKEIKMFYHYIDTYEIKKKKKVKYGARWINELSKILARINVSHLKSVYINHICADIMLPDSQIVIMCLGPYSYYVNSLVTTSTSDLKRSILEKKKYKVIPLSYHEWNKLNDYEEKIRFLYAFGRGAANYLLASSKREAADKAQLDRSCQSGGESAMEGEQLDPCHGPMDAPIDDSTQQSKNCVSEPNQQSYTSDEEDEVIDFIKRGISVDDGNEEDPSRDHVEMEEIKKFLEVEKL